The region GATATATTTATTTAATCCTCTTGCTTTAGAAGCCATAGAAGTAAGATGAGTGATTCGATTACCTCTGTTGACATTGAACATTGCCGCTAACGGACCTACACCATGTGTAGGGTATAATTCCCCATTCCTATTCACATAATGGTCTGTTCTCCACTTTGCTTCACTAAATCCTTTCTCACCAAACTCTACGCCACCGCCATAAGGTTGTACACCATCATTAAAGAGGACATTACGCAGATCATGTTGGTATCCACCAGTACCGTGGATTAACTCCCCAAACTTACCTTTCTTAGCCATATTAAAGACAGCCATAATATCTCTGCGGTAACACACATTCTCTAACATCATCAGTGGTACTTTCGTTTCTTCATATACATCTACGTATTTCCAACATTCTTCTAGAGTCATAGCGCCACATACTTCCATCCCCACTATCTTCCCTGCACGCATAGATTCTGTCCCTTGTCTTTCATGCCATTCCCATGGAGAAGAAATAATTACAGCATCGATATCCTCTTGTTTAAGTAGGTTACGGTAGTCATAATCACCGTTTCCATATATGATAGGTTGTTTTTTGTTGTGTTTATCTACTATTTTTTGTGCTCTTTTGATCATTCTATCATCTGGATCAGCCATTGCGATTACCTCCACATCGTTGCGCTTAAGTAATTCGTCTAAGTGTACTTGACCTCTTAATCCTACTGCAATCATACCAATACGCACTTTTTTTGCGTTATTCGAAAAGCTAAAAAGGGAAGAGGGAAGGATAAGTGCTCCTATACCTGCCATACTGGTATTTTGAAGAAAACTTCTTCTGTTCATAATAGTTATAGTTATTAGGTTAGAACTCAAAAATAGAAGATTGAGAGGGGATTTAAAAATAAAAAGGTGACTTATTTCTCTTTCTGTATAGTTGTTATTGGTTTTTGTATCAATAAGGTTTGATAGAAAAGAGTAAATTGCTATAATTTGTGAAAAAGGAATAATATGAAGATAGTAAAACAAATGCCCATTATAGAGAGTGACCGCCTTGTATTACGCGAACTACATTTAAGTGATGCGGAGAATATATTTGCTTATTTTTCTAAAGATGAGGTAACCTTGTTCTATGATTTGGCAACGTTTACTTCTGTGGATCAAGCGATAGATCTTATCCATATTTGGAATAATAGAGTAAAGGAAGGTCAAGGGCTACGTTGGGCTATTACACTTAAAGGAAGTGATGAGTTAATCGGTACATGTGGATTTCACAGTATGTCTATGGAGAATAATAGAGCAGAGATAGGCTATGAGGTAACACCAGAACGTTGGGGAAAGGGGATTGCAAGTGAAGCAGTACAACTAATGCTTGAGTATGGATTTAACCAACTCGAATTACATCGTATAGAAGCATTTATTAATCCTGATCATCATGTCTCACGTCGCGTACTGCTTAAAAATGGAATGACAACAGAAGGCGTACTTAGAGATTATTTCTTAGAGAAAGGACGTTATATAGATGGAGAGTTATTAGCCGTTATTACTAACAAATAATTATAAAAGTAAAAAGCCAATCGTCATTTTTTCAATGCTCGATTGGCTTTTTAATATTTGTAATTTTAAAGGGATATGAGACAAATGTAGGTTATTTATTTCTACAATAAAAGTTAAAAATAGTCTTTTTAATACGTTCTTTTATTTTTTATAGATAGTTGCCTATTTACCTGTTTTCTAAGAGAATTAAGTTGTCTTTCCCCTCTTAAAGCTTTGTTTTTAGTTCAAAATCTTTACACCTTTTAAGAATATCCAACGTACGCAAATCTTATCTCCCTTATCTGTTTTGAAGACTTTAAATTGGGGAGCAAGAATAGTAGCAGCTACAGCACTTGCTGCTGGTAGCCAAAAGCCACTTAATGCTGTGAACGTTGTAAATGCTAAACGACATAATATAAATAGTATGGCAAAACTAGCAAACTGTAATAATATTGTTTTTGTATTTATACTCATGATTAATCGTTTTGGTTCATGTATTTACCTTTTTTACTACCTGCGTATAATTCGTATTTGACAAATCTAGCTTCTAGTTTACCATTAAATAGTTTGATCTTTCTTGAAGGTCTAAGCCCAACGAATTTTAATGCCTCTACGTTACCAGTTATAAACCAAGCTTCTGTACCTGGATAAGACTGTTTTAATGTATCACCGATCTCTCTATAGAAACGCTCTAGGTTAATATCTATACGCTCTCCATAAGGAGGGTTAAATACCATATGTAGTGGCCCTTCAGTCTGTTTTTGAGAATCGAAGAAGTTGCCATCTTCTATTCTGATATATTCATCTAAGTTCGCATTTCTAGCATTGTCAATAGCTTTTGCTACTGCAGAAGGCGCCTTGTCAAATCCTTTGATAGTATAGTGAAATTCTCTTACTTTCTTTAAAAGTGATTCTTGGATAGTATCGAATAGTTCTGCATCCCAATCATTCCATCTCTCGAAGGCAAACTCTTTTCTGTTGATATTCGCAGGAATATTACAAGCTATCATAGCAGCCTCTATCAGAATAGTACCCGATCCACACATCGGATCAATAAAGTCTGTACGACCATCCCATCCTGACATTAATAACATCCCAGCAGCTAACACCTCATTAATAGGCGCTATATTAGTAGCCGTTCTATATCCACGGTGGTGAAGAGAAGCTCCAGAAGAATCAATAGATACTGTACATAAATCTTGTTGTAAGTGGATATTGATTCTCAAATCTGGGTAATCTTTATCAATACTAGGACGTACACCAGTCTTACTTCTAAATTGATCCACGATAGCATCCTTTGCTTTTAAAGATACAAATTGTGAGTTATTAAAGTTATCTGAGAACACAGTAGCATCTATAACGAATGATTGATTAGCATTGATATATTCACTCCAGTCAATACTCTGAACTCCCTTATATAAATTACCTTCATTATAGACTGCAAAAGTTTTAATAGGTTTAAGTATTTTTAAAGCAGTGCGCAAGGCTAGATTAGCTTTATACATAAAACCTTTATCTCCTTTAAAACTCACCATTCTAGTACCTTCTTGTACACTTGACGCACCTAATAACTGCAATTCTTTTGCTAATACTTCTTCAAAACCGAAGAATGTCTTCGCAACCATTTTAAAATTTTCCATCTTTATTATTATATAAGGAATAATTGACTATTCAACTATAAACCAAAACATTATATGTGACATAATACCGTTTAAGATACAATTTTTTCTCTATTACAACAAGACTATTTATACCGAATTTAAAATCCTGATATGTCTGTGATATATGCCATGTTTAATCCGCAAAAATAAAGTAAATTTGCAGGCTAATAAAGAAGTTTTAAAATAAATATATGTCAACAGAGAACAAAGCCTGGTATAAGTCGTGGTTCGACACCACTTATTATCATACTTTATACAAAGATAGAGATTACAGTGAAGCACAAGTGTTAATTGATAATTTAACTCAATATTTAAATTTAGATGAAGGAGCTAAAATATTAGATTTAGCTTGTGGAAAAGGGAGACATTCTATATATTTAAATTCATTAGGTTATGATGTGACAGGAGTAGACTTGTCACCTAATAGTATAGCCGAAGCAAGTCAGTATGCTACTGATACGCTACATTTTGAAGTTAGGGATATGCGCGAACCTTCTGAAGAGAAGTATGATGCCATTTTTAATTTGTTTACTAGCTTTGGTTACTTCCCTGACCCAGCTGATAATATGCGTACCTTAGATGCTATTCATAAAAGTGTTAATGAGTTTGGATTGGCAGTAATTGATTTTATGAACGTAGATAAAGTAATAGCAAATCTAGTACCTTCTGAAGTAAAGACAGTAGATGGTATAGAGTTTAATATTACACGTAAATATGAAGACGGTTTTATCATCAAAGAAATTATCTTCGATGCAGATGGTGAGCACCACGAGTATATGGAGAAAGTAAAAGCCTTGAGATTAGAAGATTTCGAAGCAATGATGAACGAAAAAGAAATTTATTTATTAGATGTCTTTGGTGATTATAAGTTGAGAAAGTTTTACAGACAAGAATCAGATCGATTAATTATGATATTCAAATAAGCCTATGGTTTATATTATTCCGTTACTAGCCGTTATCATAGGATATCTAATAGCAGTGATATTAGAACCTAAAAACAAGAAAAACCTTAAACTATTAATGGCATTTAGTGGTTCATTTCTACTTGCATTGACGGTTACCCATTTATTACCTGATGTATATGCAGCTAGTGAAGCAGCTGCTATAACTGAACATGTAGGTCATACCCATGATCATGGACATGACCATAGTTCTGGTAATATTGGATTCTTTATTATGATAGGGATAGTATTCCAGATTGTATTAGAGTTTTTCTCTAAGGGGGCTGAGCACGGACATGTACATACTCATGACAAATTAGATAAGGTGCCTTGGCTATTATTTATAAGCTTGTGCATCCATGCATTATTTGAAGGAATGCCTGTAAGTCAGCATGAGGAATTGGCATGGGGAATAGGAATACATCATTTGCCAATAGCTGTGATTCTTACCGCTTTCTTTATTAATGCAAATATGAATAAGAAAGTCGTATTTATGTTTATGATTATCTTTTCATTAATGACACCGATCGGAACATTAATATCTGGTAATGTAGCTTTCTTAAGTAAGTATTATGCTGAGATATCAGCTATCGTAGTTGGTATTTTATTTCACATCTCATCGACGATTATCTTTGAGAGTAATGAAGGGCATTCATTTAATATCAATAAGCTAATCGCTATTATACTAGGTGTAGTAGCAGCGTATTTTATATAATAAGATAGTAGATATAACAAAAAAGACGATTCTCTCGAATCGTCTTTTTTTATGAAGTAAAGGGGAGTGGACTAATCATTCTATAGATTATTGTCGATATAGAGGATAGTACTTGGGTTAAAATCTTTGTTGTTAATGCTTATTTCATTATGACCAGTATAGTCCTTAGTAAAAGTAAGTGTAGCGATAATCATATTAAAGTTATCATTTGAAGGGATTTCTGTAATCCATTCTTGAGCTTCATATATTTTATCTAATGATGCTGTAAAGGAATAGTGTTTACTAACCATACGAGTGTATTCTATTAGTGGTTGACTAATTAATGTCAATCCGACTTTCACTTTGTGTGTTCTCTATGAAAGTAAAGAAATCTTTAGATGCAAAAGCCGGGGTATTTACAGCAAGTTGATTGTCACTAATCCTTTTTACTTCTATTGGCAACCGACAATAGTGAGCAAATGGATTGTTAATGTTAAAGTCAAAACCTATTAGACCTGTCATGTCTGTATTCATTAAAGTCCTTTGTCCTTTCGGAATAGCTGGATTTAATTTTAGTAGATTTGTATCAGCTGTAGTAAAGCGAATGTATAGTTTATTATCATGATTTTTACTGATAATTTGAACAACTGATGTTCGTAGAACTTTACACAGTTTAGAAGCATAGCCAAAATCAGATGCGGCTTTTTTTGTTTCTTTCGTTTGTTTAGGTTTTCGATTTCTAGCTTGTACAATGTTTACCCCATTTACTACACAAGTCGTTGTTGGACCTAGATTTCCTTTTGATTGTCCTTTCGAATTGATAATTGCCATTTTTCTACTATTTAAGGTTAATTGATTGACTCTTCTTCCACTTGATTGTATATTGACAGCACCGTGCATCTATAATAAGTCCATTAAAATGACTTATTTGATGGTGTCACTATGGACTCATCATGGACTCATCATGGACTCATCCGAACCGAAATATGTCTCGTCCTACTCTAACAGTACATTTTTTTTGATCTAACATTCTCTTTTTTTAACTTGGCTAACCTTGTTTTTTTTCTGTGTGATAGAATGTTTTTTTTGGTTAGTTATGCGCTAAAATTCTAATGGAAAAATACTTATTGTAAAGTACTTGTACCATAGGGTGTACTATGATTAGTTGAATAGTGATGAACAAAAAACGTTTTTTGCCATAAACAAAAGAAGATAGTAGTTGAAGCCTGTAAATGCGTTAGAGATGATAGAGTAGAATCTTTGAATTTTATATGAGGTTTCCTTCTAGACCTCTACTAGTCCACTTCTTGTCTCCTATGCAGTCGTGTAGGGAAGTGTTTTTGTATAAAAAATTTGCCCAAAATGTCAGATGTTGGATTTTGTGTGTAAGAAATGTGTAGTATTTATATTCTGATAGCTAAAATCAAGTAGTTATTATATTAGGAGGCGCTAGTTGCTCTTTTATAATTAACCCTGTATTAACAGGAGCGGTTATTATCACTGTTATAGCCTTGCTGTTTAATAACATAAGCAAGAAAAGAAAGTACCCGAAGTATTGGTGGTAATGGATGAAGTGATGATTGTTTCTAATACTATAGAACTATTTAAAGTAGGTTCTTGATAATAAACTCAAAATATTTATCTTGCAGTTACAAAAACAACAAAACATGAAGAAAGTTATATTATCAGCCTTTGTACTATGTGGAAGTATATTACAAGTAGTAGCACAGAACCCACAGGTGTATAAAAATGGAGTAATCGTATCCGGACATCCAGAAGCAAGTAGAGTAGGAGTAGATATTCTTAAAAAAGGAGGAAATGCTATTGATGCTGCTGTGGCAGTAGAGTTGGCTCTGGCGGTGGTGTATCCTAATGCGGGTAATATAGGTGGTGGTGGATTTATCGTATATCGCAGCCACGATGGAAAGGTAGATGCACTAGATTATAGAGAAAAAGCGCCTATGCAGGCGAGAGAGAATATGTACTGGGGTGGAGATGGAGAAGCGATTACGGAGTTGAGTATGAAAGGTGGGTTAGCATCAGGAGTACCTGGTACGATCGATGGAATGGTAAAAGCACATGCTAAGTATGGTACGTTAAAATGGGAGGAGTTGGTACAACCTGCTATTGATCTAGCTGAGAAAGGGTTTTATATTACTGAAAAACAAGCAGGAGAGTTCACTAAGCAACACGATAATTTTGTGAAATTTAGTACCCAAAAGACATCTATCACAGATAAATCACAATGGAATAAAGGAGATTTGTTTGTTCAAAAAGATTTGGCTGAGACACTTAAACGCGTTCAGAAAGAAGGAAGAAAGGGATTCTATGAAGGGAAGACTGCACAGTTAATCGTAGAGGAAATGAAGAGAGGGAATGGGATGATGACACTGGAGGATTTGAAACGTTATGAAGCGAAGTGGAGAACGCCAATCACAGGAGAATATAAGGGAATGAAGGTTATCTCTATGCCACCACCAAGTAGTGGAGGGATAGCGTTAATCTCGTTGTTCCAATCTATAGAAAAATATCCGTTGTCACAGTGGGGATTCCAGTCTGAGAAAACAGTGCAAGTAATGGTAGAGGCTGAGCGTAGAGTATATGCAGATAGAGCGGAACACTTAGGAGATCCTGACTTTTATAAAGTTCCAGTAAAGCAACTGGTAAATAAAGATTATAATGTGGAGCGTATGGCATCTATGTCTTTTGACAAGGCAACAAAGAGTGCTGATATTAAGGCTGGTACGTTAGGGGGATATGAGAGTGAAGAAACAACGCACTATTGTGTCGTGGATAAATGGGGAAATGCTGTGTCTGCGACGACTACATTAAACGATTCGTATGGTTCTAAGACTATTGTAGGAGGTGCGGGATTCCTATTGAATAATGAGATGGATGATTTCTCTGTGAAACCTGGTACACCTAATATGTACGGACTAGTAGGAGGAAAAGCTAATGCAATAGAACCAGAAAAGAGAATGTTAAGTTCAATGTCTCCAACAATTTTAGAGAAAAATGGAAAGTTGTACATGGTAGTAGGTACACCAGGCGGATCGACAATTATTACTTCGGTATTCCAAACGATATTAAATGTTACTGAGTTTGGGATGAACATGCAAGAGGCGGTATCAGCACCTCGTTTTCACCATCAATGGCTTCCTGATCATATCGATTATGAACCAACAGCAATTACAGCTGGTGTGCGCAAAGCGCTTACTGATAAAGGATATATCCTAAAAGAGCGCAAGCCTTATGGACGGGTAGAAGGAATCTTAGTAAATAAAAATGGTACTTACCAGGCAGGAGCAGATACTCGTGGAGATGATGTCGCTGTAGGATATTGATTTAATAAGGAATTAAAAAATAGAAATTTATGGCTTTTAGTCATAGTAATATAAAGGCTGTCTTTGATTA is a window of Myroides oncorhynchi DNA encoding:
- a CDS encoding Gfo/Idh/MocA family protein — its product is MNRRSFLQNTSMAGIGALILPSSLFSFSNNAKKVRIGMIAVGLRGQVHLDELLKRNDVEVIAMADPDDRMIKRAQKIVDKHNKKQPIIYGNGDYDYRNLLKQEDIDAVIISSPWEWHERQGTESMRAGKIVGMEVCGAMTLEECWKYVDVYEETKVPLMMLENVCYRRDIMAVFNMAKKGKFGELIHGTGGYQHDLRNVLFNDGVQPYGGGVEFGEKGFSEAKWRTDHYVNRNGELYPTHGVGPLAAMFNVNRGNRITHLTSMASKARGLNKYIIENSSQDHPNAKVTFKQGDIVTTTLKCENGETMVLTHDTSLQRPYNLGFKVQGTEGIWQEISSGGFDKGFIYFEKEMNHSHQWVNSKEYLEQYDHPLWKNNADKAVGAGHGGMDYFMINAFVESIKRNIEFPFDIYDLATWYAITPLSEKSIAEHGQVQEMPDFTKGKYVDRKTVFGSNSEY
- a CDS encoding GNAT family N-acetyltransferase, coding for MKIVKQMPIIESDRLVLRELHLSDAENIFAYFSKDEVTLFYDLATFTSVDQAIDLIHIWNNRVKEGQGLRWAITLKGSDELIGTCGFHSMSMENNRAEIGYEVTPERWGKGIASEAVQLMLEYGFNQLELHRIEAFINPDHHVSRRVLLKNGMTTEGVLRDYFLEKGRYIDGELLAVITNK
- a CDS encoding THUMP domain-containing class I SAM-dependent RNA methyltransferase, whose amino-acid sequence is MVAKTFFGFEEVLAKELQLLGASSVQEGTRMVSFKGDKGFMYKANLALRTALKILKPIKTFAVYNEGNLYKGVQSIDWSEYINANQSFVIDATVFSDNFNNSQFVSLKAKDAIVDQFRSKTGVRPSIDKDYPDLRINIHLQQDLCTVSIDSSGASLHHRGYRTATNIAPINEVLAAGMLLMSGWDGRTDFIDPMCGSGTILIEAAMIACNIPANINRKEFAFERWNDWDAELFDTIQESLLKKVREFHYTIKGFDKAPSAVAKAIDNARNANLDEYIRIEDGNFFDSQKQTEGPLHMVFNPPYGERIDINLERFYREIGDTLKQSYPGTEAWFITGNVEALKFVGLRPSRKIKLFNGKLEARFVKYELYAGSKKGKYMNQND
- a CDS encoding class I SAM-dependent methyltransferase: MSTENKAWYKSWFDTTYYHTLYKDRDYSEAQVLIDNLTQYLNLDEGAKILDLACGKGRHSIYLNSLGYDVTGVDLSPNSIAEASQYATDTLHFEVRDMREPSEEKYDAIFNLFTSFGYFPDPADNMRTLDAIHKSVNEFGLAVIDFMNVDKVIANLVPSEVKTVDGIEFNITRKYEDGFIIKEIIFDADGEHHEYMEKVKALRLEDFEAMMNEKEIYLLDVFGDYKLRKFYRQESDRLIMIFK
- a CDS encoding ZIP family metal transporter, whose amino-acid sequence is MVYIIPLLAVIIGYLIAVILEPKNKKNLKLLMAFSGSFLLALTVTHLLPDVYAASEAAAITEHVGHTHDHGHDHSSGNIGFFIMIGIVFQIVLEFFSKGAEHGHVHTHDKLDKVPWLLFISLCIHALFEGMPVSQHEELAWGIGIHHLPIAVILTAFFINANMNKKVVFMFMIIFSLMTPIGTLISGNVAFLSKYYAEISAIVVGILFHISSTIIFESNEGHSFNINKLIAIILGVVAAYFI
- a CDS encoding HPP family protein; protein product: MLGGASCSFIINPVLTGAVIITVIALLFNNISKKRKYPKYWW
- the ggt gene encoding gamma-glutamyltransferase yields the protein MKKVILSAFVLCGSILQVVAQNPQVYKNGVIVSGHPEASRVGVDILKKGGNAIDAAVAVELALAVVYPNAGNIGGGGFIVYRSHDGKVDALDYREKAPMQARENMYWGGDGEAITELSMKGGLASGVPGTIDGMVKAHAKYGTLKWEELVQPAIDLAEKGFYITEKQAGEFTKQHDNFVKFSTQKTSITDKSQWNKGDLFVQKDLAETLKRVQKEGRKGFYEGKTAQLIVEEMKRGNGMMTLEDLKRYEAKWRTPITGEYKGMKVISMPPPSSGGIALISLFQSIEKYPLSQWGFQSEKTVQVMVEAERRVYADRAEHLGDPDFYKVPVKQLVNKDYNVERMASMSFDKATKSADIKAGTLGGYESEETTHYCVVDKWGNAVSATTTLNDSYGSKTIVGGAGFLLNNEMDDFSVKPGTPNMYGLVGGKANAIEPEKRMLSSMSPTILEKNGKLYMVVGTPGGSTIITSVFQTILNVTEFGMNMQEAVSAPRFHHQWLPDHIDYEPTAITAGVRKALTDKGYILKERKPYGRVEGILVNKNGTYQAGADTRGDDVAVGY